Proteins encoded together in one Candidatus Omnitrophota bacterium window:
- a CDS encoding prepilin-type N-terminal cleavage/methylation domain-containing protein, with product MRKGFTLIELLIVVAIIGILAAIAVPNFINAQIRAKLARVESDLKSLSTALALYRLDQNHPPFDGNPGEAHWGWAKAYSQLTTPTAYMSSILGDVFQAEDVPELTASLGFRLGGENGPLTFDYGTAKFHGYTGDPNHDWYKAWRNSTWKIGSCGPDKKYLNVSYWVPAAGWLSGHYFDASNGLTSAGDIYRGEEFFDKNSKQRGW from the coding sequence ATGAGGAAGGGTTTTACTTTAATCGAACTGCTGATCGTCGTCGCTATCATTGGTATTCTCGCCGCCATCGCCGTTCCCAATTTCATCAACGCCCAAATCCGGGCGAAACTGGCGCGGGTGGAGTCCGACTTGAAATCCCTGTCCACCGCCCTCGCTCTTTACCGTCTCGACCAAAACCATCCGCCGTTTGACGGCAATCCCGGCGAGGCGCATTGGGGATGGGCGAAAGCGTATTCCCAATTGACGACGCCGACGGCGTATATGAGTTCGATCCTGGGGGACGTATTCCAGGCGGAGGACGTACCGGAATTGACCGCCTCATTGGGCTTCCGGCTAGGCGGAGAGAACGGCCCCCTTACGTTCGACTACGGCACGGCAAAATTTCACGGCTATACCGGCGATCCCAATCACGATTGGTACAAGGCGTGGCGAAACTCCACATGGAAGATCGGCAGTTGCGGACCGGACAAGAAATACCTTAACGTCAGTTATTGGGTTCCAGCGGCGGGCTGGCTGTCGGGTCATTACTTCGACGCCTCCAACGGCTTGACCTCCGCTGGAGATATCTATCGCGGCGAAGAATTTTTCGACAAGAACAGCAAGCAGAGAGGGTGGTGA
- a CDS encoding Gfo/Idh/MocA family oxidoreductase, with protein MTKNKENSGKLGVLIIGCGEVSTQHIAAFQENPHTAIRALCGRARESCDKRAADANLKDVGIYTDYEEALKHPGVDIVSVCTPHHLHCEHVLAAAEAGKHIVIEKPAGNSLEELREMRQAVEKAGVKTIVSFVLRWNPLFETLKRLIADDAFGRVYYAETDYQHYLSTVWGSWKYGCRKDLGVSAFLVAGCHAVDALRWFAAPGIHEAARAVEVFAMSGGYRKGRTDELDAATGKMRRGVPPMEYDGLEVALVRFENGAIGKVSVNFDCIRPYGFPIEIFGDKGSVKDNKIWSHKFYGQTDWIEIPTICPDSGAVTHHPFQAQMDHFIDCILNDRESHCNLADAYHTHEIVFAIEECYKTGAPVRLPL; from the coding sequence ATGACCAAGAATAAGGAAAATTCCGGAAAGTTAGGCGTACTCATCATCGGCTGCGGCGAAGTCTCCACTCAGCACATCGCCGCCTTTCAAGAGAATCCCCATACGGCTATTCGCGCCCTTTGCGGACGCGCGCGCGAAAGTTGCGATAAACGGGCGGCGGATGCGAATTTGAAAGACGTTGGAATCTACACGGACTACGAAGAAGCCTTGAAGCATCCCGGCGTCGATATCGTTTCCGTCTGCACGCCCCATCATCTCCACTGCGAACACGTCCTGGCGGCGGCGGAAGCGGGAAAGCATATCGTCATCGAGAAGCCCGCCGGCAACAGCCTCGAAGAATTGCGCGAGATGCGCCAGGCAGTGGAAAAAGCAGGCGTCAAAACCATCGTCAGTTTCGTCCTGCGCTGGAATCCCCTCTTCGAGACGCTCAAGCGCCTCATCGCCGACGACGCCTTCGGCCGCGTCTACTACGCCGAAACGGATTACCAGCATTACCTTTCCACCGTCTGGGGCAGTTGGAAATACGGCTGCCGCAAAGACCTGGGCGTCAGCGCCTTTCTCGTCGCGGGCTGCCACGCCGTGGACGCCCTGCGCTGGTTCGCCGCTCCTGGAATTCATGAAGCCGCCCGCGCCGTGGAAGTTTTCGCCATGTCCGGCGGCTATCGCAAAGGCCGGACGGACGAGTTGGACGCCGCCACCGGTAAAATGCGCCGGGGCGTTCCCCCCATGGAATACGACGGCCTCGAAGTCGCCCTCGTCCGTTTCGAGAACGGCGCGATCGGCAAAGTTTCCGTCAATTTCGATTGTATCCGCCCTTACGGCTTTCCCATCGAAATCTTCGGCGATAAAGGTTCCGTCAAAGACAATAAAATCTGGTCGCATAAATTCTACGGCCAGACGGATTGGATTGAGATTCCCACCATCTGCCCCGACAGCGGCGCCGTGACCCATCATCCCTTCCAAGCGCAAATGGATCATTTCATTGATTGCATTCTGAACGATCGGGAATCCCACTGCAATCTCGCCGACGCTTATCATACGCACGAAATCGTCTTCGCCATCGAAGAATGCTATAAAACCGGAGCGCCGGTG
- a CDS encoding type II secretion system protein has product MNLSAKKAFTLIELLIVVAIIGVLAAIAVPNFLNAQLRAKVARTAAEMRNIGTAFGAYSADHGDFPLGIITFLSPREAHSWGFLPECLTTPIPYMSTLPMDEFNIGYRIYGQKDPTGPDKKNNPHARYRTARKKPYTGPGAGSTPEAWLAGWNNMMKKTGIDGDYILTSPGVDKVEDILPAYNPHPYDSSNGLLSSGDIVYCPGGISGL; this is encoded by the coding sequence ATGAATCTGTCCGCGAAAAAAGCTTTTACTTTGATCGAACTCCTTATCGTCGTCGCTATTATCGGCGTGCTTGCCGCCATCGCCGTCCCCAACTTCCTGAACGCGCAGTTGCGCGCCAAAGTCGCCCGCACGGCGGCGGAAATGCGCAATATCGGAACCGCCTTCGGCGCCTATTCCGCCGATCACGGCGATTTCCCTTTGGGCATCATCACCTTCCTTAGTCCTCGCGAAGCCCACAGTTGGGGATTTTTACCCGAATGCCTTACCACGCCCATTCCATATATGAGCACTTTGCCCATGGACGAGTTCAATATCGGCTATAGGATTTACGGTCAAAAAGATCCGACCGGGCCGGATAAGAAAAACAATCCCCACGCCCGCTACCGCACCGCCCGCAAAAAACCTTACACGGGTCCCGGCGCGGGCAGCACCCCCGAAGCATGGCTGGCGGGCTGGAATAATATGATGAAGAAAACCGGCATCGACGGCGATTATATCCTCACCAGCCCCGGCGTAGATAAAGTAGAAGACATTCTTCCCGCTTATAATCCCCATCCTTATGACTCCAGCAACGGATTGCTGAGTTCCGGGGATATCGTTTACTGTCCTGGTGGAATATCGGGTTTGTAA